From one bacterium genomic stretch:
- the rpsT gene encoding 30S ribosomal protein S20, protein MPKQKSAIKRLRQSKEQRARNRIRKTKMKSTVKKLNAAIGESPGTDNEKVVELYRSAASVIAKTSSKGTIHRNTAARKISRLTKAVNKAIGADGLAGEQPKATVASLFEAESVPEAPVSGPVGVVSEPVVEKPEPAESPTPMEDPSTRDSEAAAEPNIPPDSQEGSGEIPEEQETAPETATEPNASESEELADEQPVRPDE, encoded by the coding sequence GTGCCAAAGCAGAAGTCTGCGATTAAGCGGCTAAGGCAGAGCAAGGAGCAGAGAGCACGTAACCGTATCCGCAAGACCAAGATGAAGTCCACCGTGAAGAAGCTGAATGCCGCTATTGGTGAGAGCCCAGGCACGGACAACGAGAAGGTAGTGGAGCTATACAGAAGCGCGGCCTCGGTGATAGCTAAGACCTCAAGCAAGGGAACGATACATAGGAATACTGCCGCGAGGAAGATCTCCCGTCTCACTAAGGCCGTCAACAAGGCGATTGGCGCAGACGGGCTTGCTGGCGAGCAACCTAAAGCCACGGTAGCGTCACTGTTTGAGGCGGAATCTGTCCCAGAGGCCCCTGTCTCTGGGCCTGTGGGAGTTGTCTCTGAGCCTGTGGTGGAGAAACCAGAACCCGCGGAATCGCCGACGCCGATGGAGGACCCGAGCACGCGCGACTCAGAGGCCGCGGCGGAGCCCAACATTCCACCGGATTCCCAGGAGGGCTCCGGAGAGATTCCCGAAGAACAGGAAACGGCCCCCGAGACAGCAACGGAGCCGAATGCCAGTGAATCTGAAGAACTGGCAGACGAGCAGCCTGTGAGGCCTGACGAGTAA
- a CDS encoding peptidyl-prolyl cis-trans isomerase produces MVRLQREMWSTLVFLMAVVMLAALLGCGESESPQVGTPEQRAQQEAPVQPGAAKTVDESDALARIGDVTITNADLEQEIADIPVYMQTKFKTKSGKIELLNKMVENELLAKAAVDAELDKDPDIMRKIVDARKKILQNEYYRTHLKDRAGVEDEKVTQYYEANKDKYKTMARARVRMIVFSDEKAGQKTLEELKKDPKKFEQLARERSKDESTAGNGGLLGWVTDGGYIRGLGKDPGVNDAVFALSEGQMSDVIRAKKGSYVIVKVESLQPAAYRPLEEVRRRIADDLLVNDEEIKKYYDEHKDEFISKERLKARILVLENEKGAKQARQGLLKGLTVDKFSEYAKKNSIDKTNARNGGYLGYITQGRYIPGIGRDPAIEKVIFALNENGISEPVKTKKGWSLFYVEKKEPSTMKPLERVRTLIMNKLRRQVREQSQNEAMNALKSKYGCQVFEDKVTGTESESEPEQSGPSSRDIRDIFKPK; encoded by the coding sequence ATGGTTAGGTTGCAGAGAGAGATGTGGAGTACTCTGGTGTTTTTGATGGCGGTCGTAATGCTTGCAGCGCTTTTGGGATGTGGTGAGTCCGAGAGCCCGCAAGTTGGCACCCCGGAACAAAGGGCACAGCAAGAAGCTCCGGTTCAGCCTGGTGCGGCCAAGACGGTCGATGAGAGCGATGCGTTGGCGAGGATCGGTGACGTTACGATAACCAACGCGGACCTTGAGCAGGAGATTGCAGATATTCCTGTTTATATGCAGACGAAGTTCAAGACCAAGAGTGGCAAGATCGAGTTGCTCAACAAGATGGTTGAGAACGAGCTGTTGGCCAAGGCTGCTGTTGATGCGGAGCTGGACAAGGACCCCGATATAATGCGTAAAATCGTGGATGCTCGCAAGAAAATCCTTCAAAACGAGTATTATCGCACGCACCTGAAGGACAGGGCTGGCGTTGAGGATGAGAAGGTTACGCAGTATTACGAGGCCAATAAGGACAAGTATAAGACCATGGCAAGGGCTCGTGTGCGGATGATCGTTTTCTCGGACGAGAAGGCGGGTCAGAAGACGCTTGAGGAGCTCAAGAAGGACCCCAAGAAGTTCGAGCAGCTTGCCAGGGAGCGGTCGAAGGACGAGTCGACTGCCGGCAACGGCGGTCTGCTGGGTTGGGTTACAGATGGCGGTTACATTCGTGGCCTCGGTAAGGACCCGGGCGTCAATGATGCGGTCTTCGCGCTGTCCGAGGGCCAGATGAGCGACGTAATCAGGGCCAAGAAAGGGAGCTACGTGATCGTTAAGGTCGAAAGCCTCCAGCCGGCGGCATATCGCCCGCTTGAGGAGGTTAGAAGGCGCATCGCGGACGACCTTCTGGTGAACGACGAGGAGATCAAGAAATACTATGACGAGCACAAGGACGAGTTCATCAGCAAGGAGCGCTTGAAGGCCAGGATTCTGGTTCTTGAGAATGAGAAAGGTGCCAAGCAGGCAAGGCAAGGGCTGTTGAAAGGCCTTACGGTTGATAAGTTCTCGGAATATGCCAAGAAGAACTCGATCGACAAGACGAACGCCAGGAATGGTGGTTATTTGGGCTACATAACCCAAGGGAGATACATCCCAGGCATCGGACGCGATCCGGCAATTGAGAAGGTCATCTTCGCTCTCAACGAGAACGGGATCAGCGAGCCGGTCAAGACCAAGAAGGGGTGGAGTCTCTTCTATGTTGAGAAGAAAGAGCCATCAACAATGAAGCCCCTTGAGCGTGTTAGAACGCTGATTATGAACAAGTTACGCCGGCAGGTGCGCGAGCAATCACAGAACGAGGCAATGAATGCTCTGAAGAGCAAATATGGCTGCCAGGTCTTTGAGGACAAGGTTACAGGAACAGAATCAGAATCAGAACCAGAACAGTCAGGGCCCTCATCCAGGGATATTCGCGACATTTTCAAGCCGAAATAA
- a CDS encoding PQQ-binding-like beta-propeller repeat protein, translated as MRSAERMTFLATLVVVGILCSSSIWAQEQWPCFMHDIKHSGMAMALGPGVPDLEWVFQTGGKFWCSPVIDAEGRIYVGSDNFYCLNPDGSEAFRFSALDDISSTAAVAEDLGVFFGSYDHNFYWLTLDGELVAKFDTGDYNDGPPTIGTDGSIYFGSRSESFYAFRSDGTLNWSYDAYDWIASAPAIADDGSIYVGADDRRLYAFAPFGELKWSYHGYDWISGSPAIGPGEMVYVPCRDNTMTCLQPSNGEVFWQYEVLDDITSSPAVYADGSIYFGSYDKYLYCIRPEGRTKWSFNVGSEVHSSCALDLDGNCYFGALDGRLYSLDSAGNLRWTFETGSKIISSPAISENGTLYFGDIDGNLYALGGGSTDYTPRIGLHLNRATYSVDDTMSAFYYIINPMPSTLDVDVYLALWAEGQLLYYPTFSQIPCVFETDVSIKPRSTRRSLSLLDFTFYRGFSLSKGRWFIALARTGTYELIGEINFADWEFEG; from the coding sequence ATGCGGTCTGCGGAGCGAATGACTTTCCTTGCGACCTTGGTCGTTGTGGGCATCTTGTGCAGCTCAAGTATCTGGGCGCAGGAGCAATGGCCGTGTTTCATGCACGACATCAAACACAGCGGTATGGCGATGGCGCTGGGGCCGGGTGTTCCCGACCTTGAGTGGGTCTTCCAGACCGGCGGCAAATTCTGGTGCTCTCCGGTCATCGATGCCGAGGGAAGAATCTACGTCGGCTCTGACAACTTCTACTGCCTCAACCCCGATGGAAGCGAGGCGTTTAGGTTCAGCGCTCTTGACGACATCTCCTCGACGGCCGCCGTCGCCGAGGACCTGGGCGTCTTTTTTGGCTCCTACGATCACAATTTTTATTGGCTGACGTTGGACGGCGAGCTTGTAGCCAAGTTCGACACCGGCGACTACAACGACGGTCCGCCGACGATCGGGACGGACGGGTCGATATACTTTGGGTCTCGCTCCGAGAGCTTTTACGCGTTTAGAAGCGACGGGACGCTGAACTGGAGTTACGATGCCTACGACTGGATCGCCTCGGCGCCCGCCATTGCGGATGACGGGAGTATCTACGTTGGGGCGGACGATCGCCGGTTGTATGCTTTTGCGCCGTTCGGCGAGCTGAAGTGGTCTTATCACGGCTATGATTGGATAAGCGGCTCGCCCGCGATAGGCCCTGGCGAGATGGTTTACGTGCCATGCCGGGACAACACGATGACCTGCCTTCAGCCCAGTAACGGCGAGGTATTCTGGCAATATGAAGTGCTAGATGACATCACGTCATCGCCCGCGGTCTATGCTGATGGCTCGATATACTTCGGCTCTTACGATAAGTACCTCTACTGCATTCGGCCTGAGGGCAGGACCAAGTGGTCTTTCAACGTTGGGTCCGAGGTCCATTCTTCCTGCGCTCTAGACCTGGACGGCAATTGCTATTTCGGCGCTTTAGACGGCCGGCTCTACAGCCTCGACTCGGCCGGGAACCTGAGATGGACGTTTGAGACCGGCAGCAAGATCATCTCCTCCCCCGCCATCAGCGAGAACGGGACGCTCTACTTCGGGGACATCGATGGCAACCTCTACGCGCTGGGCGGTGGCTCGACCGATTACACGCCCAGGATTGGGCTCCATCTCAACAGGGCGACTTACTCTGTCGATGACACAATGAGTGCGTTCTATTACATCATCAACCCGATGCCATCGACGCTTGACGTGGACGTTTATCTCGCTCTCTGGGCGGAGGGGCAGCTGCTCTATTACCCCACGTTCTCACAGATTCCATGCGTCTTTGAGACAGACGTCTCCATAAAGCCTCGGTCAACGAGGCGCTCGCTGTCGCTGTTGGACTTCACGTTCTATCGTGGTTTTTCGCTGTCTAAGGGCCGTTGGTTCATCGCTCTTGCGAGGACAGGCACATACGAGCTGATCGGCGAGATAAACTTCGCTGATTGGGAGTTTGAGGGCTAA
- a CDS encoding thiamine phosphate synthase → MILETGGMSAKHSLALAEEVLGADCKFIQVREKQMPDRDRLWLLQMAVKRARLRGAWVFANDRPDLALLAGAHGVHVGQGDAAVADVQRLFASCGAENTMIGQSVGSKDEAIASQSAGVDYVGCGAVFQTNTKLDAVEVGLETLAVVAGSIDVPVFAIGGITLERVGDVMSAGAHGVAVSSAILNAPDPARATRDFLAAIDRGEGLA, encoded by the coding sequence GTGATACTTGAAACAGGTGGAATGAGCGCCAAACACTCGCTAGCGCTGGCAGAAGAAGTCCTCGGCGCGGACTGCAAGTTCATCCAAGTTCGTGAGAAGCAAATGCCGGACAGGGACCGCCTCTGGTTGCTGCAAATGGCAGTTAAGCGGGCGAGGCTGCGCGGCGCTTGGGTTTTTGCGAACGACCGGCCTGACCTTGCTCTTCTCGCCGGTGCGCACGGAGTTCATGTAGGCCAGGGCGATGCAGCGGTGGCCGATGTTCAGAGGCTTTTTGCCAGCTGCGGAGCTGAGAACACTATGATTGGCCAGTCGGTTGGCTCGAAGGACGAGGCGATCGCGTCGCAATCTGCGGGCGTGGACTATGTGGGTTGTGGCGCCGTGTTCCAGACCAACACCAAGTTGGACGCGGTCGAGGTCGGGCTTGAGACACTCGCCGTCGTCGCGGGCAGCATAGATGTCCCTGTTTTCGCGATAGGCGGGATAACCCTGGAGCGCGTGGGAGACGTGATGTCGGCCGGGGCGCATGGGGTAGCCGTGTCCAGCGCCATATTGAATGCCCCGGACCCAGCCCGCGCAACGAGGGATTTCTTGGCCGCCATAGACCGTGGAGAGGGCCTAGCGTGA
- the accC gene encoding acetyl-CoA carboxylase biotin carboxylase subunit, with protein sequence MFEKVLIANRGEIALRIIRACREMGIKSVAVYSEVDEDSLHVRFADESVCIGPARSDRSYLNIGNIISAALVTGADAIHPGYGYLAEDPGFARICEDHRIKFIGPSPRLIRLMGHKASARATMKSFGVPTLPGSDGEVETAKEALEAACEVGFPVLIKASGGGGGKGMRIVRHEEEMPRAFQAVQSEAAAAFGNPGAYIEKYVGEPRHIEFQLLADEHGNVIHLGERECSIQRRHQKLIEESPSPVITARRRHSLGALAIDAASKLGYTSAGTMEFLMDPQGQFYFLEMNTRIQVEHPVTEFVTGVDIVKEMIRIAAGEKLSLSQSDVKFNGHALECRVNAEHPETFAPSPGKITACNVPGGIGVRIDTAIYKDYVVLPYYDSLIAKVIVHAPTRREAIARMQRCLEEFVIEGIETTIPFQMEVMRDPDFQRGRFSTGFVQRLLGQASAEGEREDKRVRSMRSA encoded by the coding sequence ATGTTCGAGAAAGTATTGATTGCTAACCGAGGGGAGATAGCCCTCAGAATCATACGCGCGTGCCGTGAGATGGGGATCAAGTCGGTCGCTGTCTATTCGGAGGTTGACGAGGATTCTCTGCACGTTCGCTTCGCTGACGAGAGCGTCTGCATCGGCCCCGCGAGGAGCGACAGAAGTTACCTAAACATAGGTAATATCATAAGTGCGGCGCTCGTGACGGGTGCGGATGCGATTCATCCTGGGTATGGTTATTTGGCGGAGGACCCTGGCTTCGCCAGGATATGTGAGGACCATAGGATCAAGTTCATAGGCCCGTCGCCAAGATTGATAAGACTGATGGGCCACAAGGCAAGCGCCAGGGCCACAATGAAGAGCTTCGGGGTGCCGACTCTGCCGGGTTCGGACGGCGAGGTAGAGACCGCCAAGGAGGCGCTCGAAGCGGCTTGTGAGGTTGGCTTCCCTGTCCTGATCAAGGCTTCTGGAGGCGGCGGCGGCAAGGGGATGAGAATAGTTCGACACGAGGAGGAGATGCCGAGGGCATTCCAGGCCGTGCAGAGCGAGGCCGCGGCAGCGTTTGGCAACCCAGGAGCCTATATCGAGAAGTACGTCGGCGAGCCCCGGCACATAGAGTTCCAGCTTCTCGCCGATGAACACGGCAACGTTATTCATCTAGGCGAACGCGAGTGTTCCATCCAGCGGCGTCACCAGAAGCTAATCGAGGAATCACCCTCCCCTGTAATAACGGCAAGGCGTCGGCATTCTTTGGGAGCTCTTGCGATCGATGCAGCGAGCAAGCTGGGCTACACGTCCGCTGGGACGATGGAGTTTTTGATGGACCCCCAGGGGCAGTTCTATTTCCTTGAGATGAACACTAGGATTCAGGTGGAGCACCCGGTCACCGAGTTCGTAACCGGCGTAGATATTGTCAAGGAAATGATAAGGATCGCTGCTGGCGAGAAGCTCAGCCTCAGTCAATCGGACGTCAAGTTCAACGGCCACGCCCTCGAATGCCGCGTCAATGCAGAGCATCCGGAGACGTTCGCTCCATCGCCAGGGAAGATCACAGCCTGCAACGTTCCGGGCGGGATCGGCGTCCGGATAGACACCGCCATCTATAAGGACTATGTTGTTCTCCCTTACTACGATTCGCTAATCGCGAAAGTGATTGTCCACGCTCCGACGCGTAGGGAGGCCATCGCCAGGATGCAGCGCTGCCTCGAGGAGTTTGTGATAGAGGGCATAGAGACCACAATACCGTTTCAGATGGAAGTTATGAGGGACCCTGATTTTCAGAGGGGCCGCTTCTCGACCGGGTTTGTGCAACGCTTACTTGGCCAGGCATCGGCCGAGGGGGAGCGTGAGGACAAGCGCGTCAGGTCAATGCGCAGCGCTTAA
- the accB gene encoding acetyl-CoA carboxylase biotin carboxyl carrier protein, which translates to MGVDVELIKQLMQLMVSSNVSELEFEGSDMRLKLRRNGAAPSVAGSAMAQSDQAALAGAAASELVENDSDIAATEAVVVKSPIVGTFYRAPAPGAEPFVNPGDYVTKGKTLCIIEAMKVMNEIESDLEGKVVRILIEDGQPVEYSQPLMWIEPAR; encoded by the coding sequence GTGGGCGTAGACGTTGAACTAATCAAGCAGCTGATGCAGCTGATGGTCTCGTCGAACGTGTCGGAGCTAGAGTTCGAGGGCAGCGACATGCGTCTCAAGCTGAGACGTAACGGTGCAGCGCCTTCTGTTGCGGGCAGCGCGATGGCTCAGTCAGATCAGGCGGCTCTTGCTGGGGCCGCGGCGAGTGAGCTGGTCGAGAATGACAGCGACATCGCTGCCACAGAGGCCGTGGTGGTCAAGTCGCCGATTGTCGGGACATTCTATCGTGCTCCTGCTCCCGGGGCAGAGCCGTTTGTGAATCCGGGAGACTATGTTACCAAGGGCAAGACTCTGTGCATCATTGAGGCGATGAAGGTGATGAACGAGATCGAGTCCGATCTTGAGGGCAAAGTGGTCAGGATTCTGATAGAAGATGGGCAGCCCGTTGAGTATAGCCAGCCCTTGATGTGGATCGAACCCGCCCGATAG
- the efp gene encoding elongation factor P: MISSNNLRPGTKIEIDESPYSVVEFQHIKPGKGHAFVRTKLKHLFTGAVLDRTFRAGEKLNEAEVFERKMQFLYKEHNAYYFMDTETYEQVEVPEEVVGEAGGFMPDNIEVKMMFYNDLPAGVELPIFVNLKVAETEPGMRGDTVSGATKLAVLSTGAAIQVPLFVEEGEVLRVDTRTKSYCERVQER, encoded by the coding sequence TTGATCTCATCGAATAATCTGAGACCTGGGACTAAGATAGAGATTGATGAGAGTCCTTACTCGGTGGTGGAGTTCCAACACATAAAGCCGGGAAAGGGGCATGCATTCGTTCGGACGAAGCTGAAGCATCTGTTCACGGGGGCGGTGTTGGACAGGACATTTCGAGCAGGTGAGAAGCTCAATGAGGCGGAGGTGTTCGAGCGGAAGATGCAGTTCTTGTATAAGGAGCATAACGCTTACTATTTCATGGATACGGAGACATACGAGCAGGTGGAGGTTCCCGAGGAGGTGGTTGGCGAGGCCGGGGGCTTTATGCCGGACAACATTGAGGTCAAGATGATGTTCTACAACGATCTGCCGGCAGGAGTGGAGCTTCCCATATTCGTGAATCTCAAGGTTGCAGAGACAGAGCCGGGGATGAGGGGAGACACGGTTTCAGGCGCCACCAAGTTGGCGGTTTTGTCAACTGGGGCAGCGATTCAGGTGCCTCTGTTTGTTGAAGAGGGTGAGGTGTTGAGGGTTGACACCAGAACCAAGAGCTATTGCGAGCGCGTGCAGGAAAGATAA
- a CDS encoding Xaa-Pro peptidase family protein: MSKKVTLARLKRVRAELARQGLDAIFAAHNDAVGNPNVRYLSGFSGSTGIVLVGKTEAFIITDGRYFEQVEQEVAGFALKRLPVGVTYSDFLCETIKNMGVKTLGFDPDHMLYSSHQNLANTLLGVELKPVNVVVKDLRIVKSKEEIDLTRKACEIATEAFLRLIQVNVRGRTERELAADLEHEMRKLGAEKASFETILCAGSRSSLIHGKPSDNQFRHGDLVIVDFGAVYGGYCSDLTRTCVVGERTIEQQDLFSILKKAQHAAAKAAVPGAIGKHVDAVARDVIKEAGYGDKFGHGLGHGIGLLVHEAPQLGPISETKLQANMLTTIEPGMYFPGKGGLRLEDDFVVTDDGAVRISAGLSQELFVLKYD; this comes from the coding sequence ATGAGTAAGAAGGTAACGCTCGCTCGGCTCAAGAGGGTGCGAGCAGAGCTCGCCCGGCAGGGGTTGGACGCCATTTTTGCGGCACACAATGACGCCGTTGGCAATCCCAATGTGAGGTATTTGTCAGGATTCTCTGGCTCGACCGGCATCGTCTTGGTTGGCAAGACTGAGGCTTTCATCATCACGGACGGCCGCTATTTCGAGCAGGTGGAACAGGAAGTTGCGGGCTTTGCGCTAAAGAGGCTCCCAGTTGGCGTTACGTATAGCGACTTTCTGTGCGAGACGATCAAGAACATGGGTGTCAAGACGCTAGGGTTCGACCCTGACCACATGCTCTACTCCTCGCATCAGAATCTCGCCAACACGCTGTTGGGCGTGGAGTTGAAGCCCGTTAACGTGGTCGTTAAGGACCTTCGGATTGTGAAGTCTAAGGAGGAGATAGACCTTACCAGAAAGGCATGCGAGATAGCGACTGAGGCCTTCTTGAGACTTATTCAGGTGAATGTCCGGGGCCGGACAGAGCGCGAGCTTGCGGCGGACCTTGAACACGAGATGCGCAAGCTTGGGGCGGAGAAGGCCTCTTTCGAGACGATCCTCTGTGCTGGGTCTCGTTCATCGCTGATTCATGGTAAGCCGTCGGACAACCAGTTCAGGCACGGAGACCTTGTCATCGTAGATTTCGGCGCAGTATATGGGGGTTACTGTTCTGATCTCACTCGGACCTGCGTGGTCGGGGAGCGAACAATAGAGCAGCAAGACCTGTTTTCCATTTTGAAGAAAGCGCAACACGCAGCTGCGAAAGCAGCTGTGCCGGGGGCCATAGGCAAACATGTCGATGCCGTCGCTCGTGACGTGATCAAAGAGGCTGGCTACGGGGACAAGTTTGGGCACGGACTGGGCCACGGTATCGGACTTCTAGTGCACGAGGCGCCGCAGCTTGGGCCTATATCAGAGACCAAGCTTCAGGCGAACATGCTGACCACGATAGAGCCTGGGATGTATTTCCCGGGCAAGGGCGGGCTGCGCCTCGAGGATGACTTCGTTGTTACAGATGATGGGGCGGTTCGGATTTCGGCTGGGCTTTCTCAGGAGCTTTTCGTTCTGAAGTATGATTGA
- a CDS encoding CBS domain-containing protein produces the protein MSESQNGGLKAKDVMTPDVVTVSPSTSLKALGRILAEHNITGAPVVNDDGRIVGIVSQTDLMLSQIRTQTGNKDYEDIFDLFSASPEVGGEPQVRYGHAPRWVEDIMTKHVVIASEDMGVVELASLLAEKGIHRIPVARDGKLVGIVSALDLLKAVAGALRGE, from the coding sequence TTGAGTGAGTCACAGAACGGTGGCCTGAAAGCCAAGGACGTTATGACGCCGGACGTAGTAACCGTGTCGCCATCAACGTCCCTGAAGGCGCTGGGCCGGATACTGGCCGAGCACAACATAACGGGAGCGCCTGTTGTGAACGATGATGGGCGAATCGTCGGGATCGTTTCACAGACAGACCTCATGTTATCGCAGATCCGCACGCAAACCGGCAACAAAGACTACGAGGACATCTTCGATCTCTTTAGCGCGTCGCCCGAGGTAGGCGGTGAGCCACAGGTGCGATATGGGCATGCGCCTCGTTGGGTTGAGGACATAATGACCAAGCACGTCGTCATCGCCAGCGAGGATATGGGCGTTGTGGAGTTGGCCTCGTTGCTTGCTGAGAAGGGGATTCATCGCATTCCCGTGGCCAGGGATGGGAAGTTGGTGGGGATAGTGTCAGCGCTTGATCTTTTGAAGGCGGTTGCCGGGGCCTTGCGGGGCGAGTAG
- a CDS encoding isochorismatase family cysteine hydrolase, giving the protein MGTAKDAIVVVDMLNGFLKPGFPLYCGDEARAIIPNIISLITSKPDAARVFVCDSHAKDDPEFRMFPPHCVEGTEQSRVISELEGFAGRIVRKRTLDAFFKTELSGILDSIGPQRVYVVGVCTDICVLYTVAGLRVRGFEVIVPKNCVASFDKDSHEWALRHFADVLGAKVE; this is encoded by the coding sequence TTGGGCACGGCAAAGGATGCGATTGTCGTCGTTGACATGTTAAACGGGTTCCTGAAGCCCGGATTCCCGCTCTACTGTGGAGATGAGGCGAGAGCTATTATTCCTAATATCATATCGCTCATCACCTCAAAACCCGATGCGGCGAGGGTCTTCGTCTGCGACAGTCACGCCAAAGACGATCCAGAGTTTAGGATGTTCCCTCCGCACTGCGTTGAGGGCACGGAGCAGTCGCGGGTAATATCGGAGCTCGAGGGATTTGCTGGACGCATCGTCAGAAAGCGGACGCTGGATGCGTTTTTCAAGACTGAGCTTTCGGGCATTCTCGATAGTATTGGTCCGCAGAGGGTTTACGTAGTCGGCGTATGCACGGATATCTGTGTGCTTTACACCGTGGCCGGGCTCAGAGTCAGAGGGTTCGAGGTGATCGTGCCTAAGAACTGTGTGGCATCGTTCGATAAGGATTCACACGAATGGGCGCTGAGGCATTTTGCAGACGTGCTGGGAGCGAAAGTTGAGTGA
- a CDS encoding sigma-54 dependent transcriptional regulator, producing the protein MASRGNVLVVDDDESIRSVLCEVLGEDGFSATSASGAEEALRKVGNGKDFDVVITDVKMSGMDGMELQRRVKERSDYVEVVIITAFGDIPMSVQAMKQGAFEFLTKPFGTIDHVVLVTRRAAEKAQMAKKLQRLTDTFEPRDRLSGLIGASEPMQAVYRRVVQLAKTDSTVLLLGETGTGKEMTVRAIHNLSARKDAPFVAVNCGSLPESLLESELFGHTKGSFTGASSSKLGLFASASGGSILLDEIEAAKQGTQIALLRVLDSMKIRPIGSNKSQKVDVRVFAASNDDLEARVEDGSFRKDLYYRLVSAIITLPALRERRSDVPILAEYFLRLYCKTYGQATKRLSPRASELIMRYEWPGNVRELKHAIEHGIIFSSGPVVGPKDLPKAITFCPNHASFVPLAELEKRHVEKALQLSAFNKAKAAKLLGLSRQALYRKIERYGLELERAVTGSGQF; encoded by the coding sequence ATGGCCTCTCGCGGAAATGTTCTAGTCGTTGATGACGACGAGTCGATTCGCTCCGTTCTCTGTGAGGTCCTCGGAGAGGATGGCTTCAGCGCAACGAGCGCCTCGGGTGCGGAGGAGGCTCTGCGCAAGGTTGGCAATGGGAAAGACTTCGACGTCGTCATAACGGACGTCAAGATGAGCGGCATGGACGGGATGGAGCTCCAGCGCCGCGTCAAGGAGCGAAGCGACTACGTTGAGGTCGTGATAATCACGGCCTTCGGGGACATCCCAATGAGCGTTCAGGCGATGAAGCAGGGAGCCTTTGAGTTCCTGACAAAGCCGTTTGGCACGATTGACCATGTCGTCCTTGTGACGAGGCGAGCAGCAGAGAAGGCGCAGATGGCCAAGAAGCTCCAGAGGCTGACGGACACGTTCGAGCCGCGCGACCGTCTGAGCGGCCTCATCGGGGCGAGCGAGCCAATGCAGGCCGTATATCGCCGCGTTGTCCAGCTCGCCAAGACCGACTCGACAGTGCTCCTCTTGGGGGAGACCGGCACGGGCAAGGAGATGACCGTGCGTGCGATTCACAATCTCAGCGCAAGAAAAGATGCGCCGTTCGTTGCTGTCAACTGCGGTAGTCTGCCAGAATCACTGCTCGAGAGCGAGCTCTTCGGGCACACAAAAGGCTCCTTCACCGGAGCGTCGTCCAGCAAGTTGGGGCTGTTCGCATCGGCATCAGGCGGCTCGATCCTTCTGGATGAGATCGAGGCCGCCAAACAGGGCACTCAGATCGCCCTCCTACGGGTGCTTGACTCCATGAAGATACGGCCCATTGGCAGCAACAAGTCTCAGAAGGTCGATGTCCGTGTGTTTGCGGCGAGCAACGATGACCTCGAGGCGCGAGTTGAGGATGGTTCGTTTAGAAAGGACCTATACTACCGCCTGGTCTCAGCGATCATCACGCTGCCGGCTTTGCGGGAGCGTCGTTCGGACGTGCCGATTTTGGCCGAATACTTTCTGCGGCTCTACTGTAAGACCTATGGGCAGGCTACGAAACGGCTTTCGCCCAGAGCCAGCGAGCTGATCATGAGATACGAGTGGCCTGGCAACGTGCGGGAGCTCAAGCACGCGATAGAGCACGGGATCATCTTCTCAAGCGGTCCTGTTGTGGGACCGAAGGACCTGCCGAAGGCGATTACGTTCTGCCCCAACCACGCCTCGTTTGTTCCCTTGGCCGAGCTGGAGAAGCGGCATGTCGAGAAAGCGCTTCAGCTGAGCGCTTTCAACAAGGCGAAAGCGGCGAAGCTCTTGGGCCTAAGCAGACAGGCCTTATACCGCAAGATCGAGCGCTATGGTCTTGAGCTCGAGAGGGCAGTGACCGGAAGCGGACAGTTCTGA